In Paeniglutamicibacter kerguelensis, one genomic interval encodes:
- a CDS encoding 2'-5' RNA ligase family protein, giving the protein MASGAGEETGTGGVESTALGVVIEVPSPLRESLRAWRCTYGGEAAARVEPHITLVSGSTTDWDAAAAHVRAVAALAGPFRVCLQGTGTFRPVAPVVFLNVREGTEACTALHDSLLRGPLGHDLSHAYHPHLTIAHEVADALMDSAQEDLRDESMGFTVSSIGLFGIDEAGQWSLREELELGGAEK; this is encoded by the coding sequence ATGGCCAGCGGAGCGGGGGAGGAGACGGGCACCGGCGGCGTGGAATCCACGGCGCTTGGTGTCGTGATCGAAGTTCCTTCCCCGCTTCGCGAATCCCTGCGTGCCTGGCGGTGCACCTACGGTGGCGAGGCCGCCGCCCGCGTTGAACCGCACATCACCCTGGTCTCGGGTTCCACGACGGACTGGGACGCCGCAGCCGCTCATGTGCGCGCCGTGGCCGCACTGGCCGGGCCATTCCGTGTTTGCCTGCAGGGCACCGGAACCTTCCGGCCCGTGGCCCCCGTCGTCTTCCTGAACGTGCGCGAGGGGACGGAAGCCTGCACCGCCCTGCACGATTCCCTGCTCAGGGGCCCTCTGGGACACGACCTTTCCCATGCCTACCACCCTCATTTGACGATCGCCCACGAGGTCGCCGACGCACTCATGGATTCGGCGCAGGAAGACCTGCGCGATGAGTCGATGGGATTCACCGTTTCCTCCATCGGCCTCTTCGGCATCGACGAAGCAGGGCAGTGGTCGTTGCGGGAGGAGCTGGAACTTGGCGGCGCGGAAAAATAG